Proteins found in one Lycium ferocissimum isolate CSIRO_LF1 chromosome 6, AGI_CSIRO_Lferr_CH_V1, whole genome shotgun sequence genomic segment:
- the LOC132061505 gene encoding LRR receptor-like serine/threonine-protein kinase ER2, whose amino-acid sequence MAAFLMALATCPRLRVTDIQNNQLQGSIPSSLFLHQRVQVISLCLNKLGGEMWKGPWYVPELRVLNLRNNSLAGIITPSVGNATNLLNFSLSGNRINANIPKEFGNLTQLTELFLYDNQLTGPIPIALFNLSSSLALLRISLNQISGCRITKLNVLSLVANNITGPIPRNIDCFSKLEALYTENNAISGTIPASLGNISTPQYLDYPNNRTVGQVPPELGKLSNLRKLNFGNSYNLIGQIPKAIIFNISSLEMIALNFNNLGNASKLEVLALDGNFLAGTIPSNLGNLRDLQRLYLGGNQLFNEPSKHELRFFNSLVDGRMLQVTEMSSNLLNGVLPSTIGNLSSTIEAFHIGDVHISSLIPTSIGNISGIMMLSFEGNNLMGTIPSEIVSLNNSKVYF is encoded by the exons ATGGCAGCATTCCTTATGGCCTTGGCAACTTGCCCCCGCTTGCGAGTGACTGATATTCAGAACAATCAACTCCAAGGAAGTATTCCATCAAGTCTATTTCTACACCAGAGAGTTCAAGTAATTTCATTGTGTCTCAATAAACTCGGTGGTGAAATGTGGAAAGGGCCATGGTATGTACCCGAACTCAGAGTCTTAAATCTCAGGAACAATAGCCTCGCAGGTATAATCACTCCTTCTGTTGGAAATGCCACAAATTTGCTGAACTTCAGTTTGTCTGGGAATAGAATCAATGCCAACATTCCAAAGGAGTTTGGTAATCTAACCCAACTTACAGAATTGTTCTTGTACGATAATCAATTAACAGGTCCGATTCCTATAGCATTGTTTAATTTATCGTCATCACTTGCA TTATTAAGAATATCTCTCAATCAAATTTCTGGTTGCCGAATCACAAAGCTCAATGTTTTGTCCCTAGTTGCCAATAACATAACTGGACCAATACCAAGAAATATTGATTGTTTTTCCAAGCTCGAGGCATTGTATACTGAAAATAATGCAATAAGTGGGACTATTCCTGCTTCATTGGGCAATATTTCCACTCCGCAGTATCTTGATTATCCAAACAATCGCACAGTGGGGCAAGTTCCTCCAGAATTAGGGAAGCTATCAAATTTGAGGAAATTAAACTTTGGCAATAGTTATAATCTTATTGGCCAAATTCCGAAGGCTATCATCTTTAACATATCTTCTTTGGAAATGATTGCTCTCAATTTCAACAACCTCGG AAATGCTTCCAAGCTTGAGGTACTGGCGCTAGACGGGAACTTTCTCGCAGGAACTATTCCCAGTAATTTAGGAAATCTTCGTGACCTGCAACGACTTTACTTAGGTGGTAATCAACTTTTCAATGAACCAAGTAAACATGAGTTACGATTCTTCAATTCTTTAGTGGATGGTAGGATGTTGCAAGTTACAGAAATGAGTTCCAATCTGTTGAATGGCGTTCTCCCCAGTACAATTGGAAATCTTTCATCTACTATTGAAGCATTTCATATAGGAGATGTACACATCAGTAGCCTCATTCCCACAAGTATAGGAAACATAAGCGGTATAATGATGCTTAGTTTTGAGGGAAACAACTTGATGGGAACCATTCCTTCTGAGATTGTAAGCTTGAACAACTCCAAGGTTTATTTCTAG
- the LOC132061507 gene encoding disease resistance protein At4g27190-like has protein sequence MRKPHALANRLDEKMKLLKAREEDIKRKLHVENVWRGMDPKAEVNMWLTNVGKIRSDIASMQEKIDKDNRCLNGCLPNYTSQYKQGKHINKKIKEVDMLLGQSIFPDDSLVDMMPQRGKILPTISLVGKTAQRSLEVVWKYLNDGHTGIISIYGMGGVGKTSIVVAINNQLLRESTIFDNVIWVTASNDSNVQKLQKDIATAVGLSFDAEYDDMTRAAQLHEALMRRRRFLLIIDDLWEAFPLEVIGIPSPGYGHDCKLIITSSSMMVCCGMETVSEVEVSVLSEEEAWDLFKQKVGDEVLASPRLQVVAKDVSKECGGLPLAIVTVGRALRRENDLRQWQNSLSQLKSAMGRIHGMENRVFARLRFSYERLRDNMTRSCFLYCALYPEDHHIETEELIKYWIWEGLLDNLGYGESKKLQGEIILDELKNVCLIESVGLNEYVKMHDLIRDMAIAVTRVSPLFMIRAGHEICVPPVESEWVDGLERIALMRNDLSSLSFEPRCPKLTTLLLQYNSLSKGILPSFFNHLQNLKVLDLSYTGIARLPDSLSNRGNLHALLLRSCWNLHHVPTMETLKELKVLDLSSTSIESAPLGMEMLLNLKHLDLSYTAVYEFDIQILGTYRFLENLLTIGLWQPLMLGLDFVNVVERCTNLINLEANFSSLQDFNFYVLSDHWNTLESFKFCIGYPRSCKLPGKNSVGLFGIHVVEREARASWLPGKLELAIHECSGITRLPIFIMNASSDLKRCKIKYCDELEWIITPEWGTFPNLELLEIEGLSRLQNICKGIPPAGTLSILKVLNIIACDNLRTLLPLELVQQLKNREELELERRSMLEEIVTEEAGNDEIIQENNICEVVLPSLRKLRLVSVPRLRSICRGPMICDSLTTIEVVDCQELEVLPFFLEIRQQLVDSLKQIKGSRRWWRTLELNHPAATSLLAPLVRPEREQPPFSAANVAANRLSRAHRNGNPKLLMAASAVLLSIQPLMVSAVHTGILLLLLGSALAISFLSCVKHCLLDMIFLQSCPELFFFSVAENLSLWTISVDKFASSPENGHTPITLGQQNNQLTQFSQPIAMISGDNVIKT, from the exons ACGGATGTTTGCCAAATTATACGTCTCAATATAAGCAGGGGAAACAcattaataagaaaattaaagaagtcGACATGCTCCTGGGACAGAGCATATTTCCAGATGATTCGTTGGTTGATATGATGCCTCAGAGGGGAAAGATATTGCCAACAATCTCATTGGTGGGAAAAACCGCTCAAAGAAGTTTGGAGGTTGTATGGAAGTATTTGAATGATGGACACACTGGGATAATTAGTATTTATGGAATGGGGGGAGTGGGCAAGACATCCATCGTCGTAGcaatcaataatcaactttTGAGAGAGAGCACAATTTTtgataatgtcatttgggttacgGCATCCAATGATTCAAATGTCCAGAAATTGCAAAAGGATATTGCTACAGCTGTAGGTTTATCTTTTGATGCtgaatatgatgacatgacaaGAGCAGCTCAATTACATGAAGCGTTGATGCGAAGACGTAGATTTCTTTTAATTATAGATGATTTGtgggaagcatttcctttgGAGGTTATAGGAATCCCATCCCCAGGTTACGGACATGACTGCAAGTTGATAATAACTTCTAGCTCCATGATGGTTTGTTGTGGCATGGAAACAGTGAGCGAGGTTGAAGTTAGTGTGCTTTCTGAGGAAGAAGCGTGGGACCTCTTTAAACAAAAGGTCGGTGACGAGGTGCTAGCATCCCCAAGATTACAAGTTGTTGCCAAGGATGTGTCGAAGGAGTGCGGAGGTCTCCCACTAGCTATTGTAACAGTTGGTCGGGCTTTAAGAAGAGAAAATGATCTGAGGCAATGGCAAAATTCATTAAGCCAGCTAAAAAGTGCAATGGGAAGAATACACGGGATGGAGAATCGAGTCTTTGCACGTCTAAGATTTAGCTATGAAAGACTGAGGGACAATATGACTCGATCTTGCTTTCTTTATTGCGCATTGTACCCGGAGGATCATCACATTGAGACTGAAGAACTGATAAAATACTGGATATGGGAAGGTCTGTTGGATAATCTTGGGTATGGAGAATCCAAGAAGCTGCAGGGAGAGATAATACTAGATGAACTGAAAAATGTATGCCTGATAGAAAGTGTGGGATTGAATGAGTATGTCAAGATGCATGACCTCATTAGGGATATGGCGATAGCTGTTACAAGAGTGAGTCCACTGTTTATGATCCGAGCAGGACATGAAATTTGTGTCCCACCTGTTGAGAGTGAATGGGTGGACGGCCTTGAAAGAATCGCATTAATGAGAAATGATTTGAGCTCTTTGAGTTTTGAACCGAGATGTCCTAAGCTAACTACGTTGCTATTGCAGTATAATTCATTGTCCAAGGGCATACTTCCTTCTTTCTTTAACCATCTACAGAATCTCAAAGTTCTGGACTTATCTTACACAGGCATCGCTAGGTTGCCTGATTCACTTTCTAATCGGGGAAACCTCCATGCTTTGCTTTTACGTAGTTGTTGGAACTTGCATCACGTTCCAACAATGGAAACGCTCAAGGAGCTGAAGGTTTTGGATCTCTCTTCTACATCAATTGAGAGTGCACCGCTGGGGATGGAAATGTTACTCAATTTGAAGCATCTGGATCTATCCTACACTGCCgtttatgaatttgatattCAAATCTTAGGAACATACAGATTTCTGGAGAATCTCTTAACTATTGGTCTATGGCAACCTTTAATGCTCGGTTTGGATTTTGTTAATGTTGTGGAACGCTGCACCAACTTGATAAACCTTGAAGCCAATTTCAGTTCCTTGCAGGATTTCAATTTTTATGTCTTGTCAGATCATTGGAACACGCTCGAGagtttcaaattttgcataggCTATCCCCGGTCCTGTAAACTACCTGGAAAAAATAGTGTAGGATTATTTGGGATTCACGTTGTTGAAAGGGAAGCCCGTGCTTCTTGGTTGCCAGGGAAACTTGAGTTGGCCATTCATGAATGTTCTGGCATCACTCGCTTACCAATTTTTATTATGAATGCCTCTTCCGACCTAAAGCGTTGCAAAATAAAGTACTGTGATGAGCTGGAGTGGATTATAACTCCCGAGTGGGGCACATTTCCCAATTTAGAGTTGCTAGAGATCGAGGGTCTGAGCAGATTGCAAAATATATGCAAGGGGATTCCACCAGCAGGCACTCTTTCAATCCTTAAGGTGTTGAATATTATTGCTTGTGATAATCTCAGAACTCTGCTGCCACTTGAGTTAGTGCAGCAACTCAAAAACCGCGAAGAGCTTGAGTTGGAAAGGCGTTCGATGCTGGAGGAGATAGTTACAGAAGAAGCGGGAAATGACGAGATCATTCAAGAGAACAATATTTGTGAAGTGGTCCTCCCAAGTTTGCGAAAATTAAGATTAGTTTCTGTACCAAGACTGAGAAGCATATGCAGAGGTCCAATGATTTGTGATTCCTTAACGACTATTGAAGTCGTCGATTGTCAGGAGCTGGAAGTACTTCCCTTCTTTCTGGAAATAAGGCAGCAACTTGTTGACTCTCTCAAACAGATAAAAGGAAGCAGAAGGTGGTGGCGGACATTAGAACTGAACCACCCTGCTGCGACGTCCCTCCTTGCTCCACTAGTTAGACCTGAAAGGGAGCAGCCTCCTTTTTCTGCTGCTAATGTTGCTGCTAAT CGTCTATCAAGGGCACATAGAAACGGGAATCCAAAATTGCTGATGGCAGCATCTGCAGTACTCCTATCAATCCAGCCTCTGATGGTTTCTGCTGTACACACTGGCATCTTGCTGCTGCTGTTGGGGTCAGCACTTGCAATAAGCTTCTTGT CCTGTGTGAAACATTGTTTGCTGGATATGATATTTCTTCAGTCTTGCCCTGAACTTTTCTTCTTCTCTGTTGCTGAAAATCTA TCTCTATGGACAATATCTGTTGACAAATTTGCTTCATCACCTGAGAATGGCCATACACCAATAACTCTAGGTCAACAAAATAACCAACTTACACAATTTTCACAACCTATAGCTATGATATCAGGGGACAATGTCATTAAAACCTAG